The following are from one region of the Mustela lutreola isolate mMusLut2 chromosome 7, mMusLut2.pri, whole genome shotgun sequence genome:
- the LOC131835291 gene encoding olfactory receptor 4F3/4F16/4F29-like, whose translation MDGGNHSVVSEFVFLGLTHSWEIQLLLLVFSSVLYVASMTGNILIVFSVTIDPHLHSPMYFLLASLSFIDLGACSATSPKMIYDLFRKRKVISFGGCIAQIFFIHVIGGVEMVLLIAMAFDRYVAICKPLHYLTIMSPRMCILFLVAAWALGIIHSLFQLAFIVNLPFCGPNVLDSFYCDLPRLLRLACTDTYRLQFMVTVNSGFLCVGSFSILLISYIFILFTVWKHSSGSSSKALSTLSAHITVVLFFFGPTMFIYTWPHPNSQLDKFLAFSDAVLTPFLNPVIYTFRSKEMKAAMKRAFRPLVIFRKIS comes from the coding sequence ATGGATGGAGGGAATCACTCAGTTGTGTCTGAGTTTGTGTTTCTGGGACTGACTCATTCATGGGAGATCCAGCTTCTTCTCCTGGTGTTCTCCTCTGTGCTCTATGTGGCAAGCATGACAGGAAACATCCTCATTGTGTTTTCTGTGACCATCGATCCTCACTTACATTCCCCCATGTACTTCCTACTGGCCAGTCTCTCTTTCATTGACTTGGGGGCCTGCTCTGCCACCTCACCCAAGATGATTTATGATCTTTTCAGAAAGCGCAAAGTTATCTCCTTTGGAGGCTGCATTGCCCAGATAttcttcatccatgtcattggtGGCGTGGAGATGGTGCTGCTCATTGCCATGGCCTTTGACAGATATGTTGCCATTTGTAAGCCTCTGCACTACTTGACCATCATGAGTCCACGGATGTGCATTTTGTTTCTGGTTGCTGCTTGGGCCCTTGGCATAATACACTCACTGTTCCAACTAGCATTTATTGTTAATTTACCCTTCTGTGGTCCTAATGTATTGGACAGCTTTTACTGTGACCTTCCTCGTCTCCTCAGACTGGCTTGTACAGATACCTACAGATTGCAGTTCATGGTCACTGTCAACAGTGGGTTCCTCTGTGTTGGTTCTTTCTCTATACTCCTCATCTCCTACATCTTCATTCTGTTTACTGTTTGGAAACATTCCTCAGGCAGTTCGTCCAAAGCTCTTTCCACACTGTCAGCTCATATTACTGTGGTCCTTTTTTTCTTTGGCCCAACCATGTTTATCTATACATGGCCACATCCCAATTCACAACTGGAcaaatttcttgctttttctgaTGCTGTTCTCACTCCTTTTCTGAATCCAGTCATCTACACATTCAGGAGTAAAGAGATGAAGGCAGCAATGAAAAGAGCTTTCAGACCATTAgtgatttttagaaagatttcataa